From a region of the Synechococcus sp. PCC 7502 genome:
- a CDS encoding 2TM domain-containing protein gives MADFYDEEQVSQILRHALSSRSSNPQKLSREQVEEIATELGVSREEFLAAEQKWRSQELQNTEFTKFDTYKQRKFRDGFLKYAIVNSFLLGINLFSSGSITWAVYPLMFWGLGVVLDAWATYQKDSSEYAKQFAKWQRKQQRDRLTAKLTDKVTSTVSEWLN, from the coding sequence ATGGCTGATTTTTATGATGAAGAACAAGTAAGCCAAATATTGCGCCATGCTCTAAGCAGTCGTAGCAGTAACCCGCAAAAGCTAAGCCGAGAGCAGGTTGAAGAAATTGCCACAGAATTAGGTGTAAGTCGAGAAGAGTTTTTAGCTGCAGAACAAAAATGGCGATCGCAGGAATTGCAAAATACCGAATTCACAAAATTTGATACCTACAAACAGCGAAAATTTCGGGATGGTTTCTTGAAGTATGCGATCGTAAATTCTTTTTTACTTGGGATTAATTTATTTAGCTCTGGCAGTATTACTTGGGCAGTCTATCCCCTAATGTTTTGGGGCTTAGGTGTAGTGCTGGATGCTTGGGCTACCTATCAAAAAGATAGTAGTGAATATGCTAAACAGTTTGCAAAATGGCAACGTAAACAACAGCGCGATCGCCTTACTGCTAAACTTACGGATAAAGTTACATCTACAGTTTCAGAATGGCTGAATTAG
- a CDS encoding 1-acyl-sn-glycerol-3-phosphate acyltransferase, whose translation MAELAEREPKISLALYQLFKWSVVSPLLHTCFRAKIYGAENVPKRGALIVVSNHASDFDPPILSNCVGRPVAFMAKEELFKVPVLKTLIKLYGAYPVKRGTGDRSAIRAAVESLENGWATGVFLQGTRTPDGKITDPKLGAALIAAKTHAPLLPVSLWGTDQILPKGSKLPRLAAVTVRIGEIIPPPDPKSDRTELQAITDRCAKAINDLHSLGR comes from the coding sequence ATGGCTGAATTAGCAGAGCGAGAACCCAAAATTAGTCTAGCTTTATATCAACTTTTTAAGTGGTCAGTGGTTAGCCCCCTCCTGCACACTTGTTTTCGTGCCAAAATCTACGGTGCTGAAAATGTACCAAAACGGGGAGCCTTGATTGTTGTCAGTAATCATGCCAGTGACTTTGATCCACCTATACTTTCCAATTGTGTTGGTCGCCCTGTGGCATTTATGGCAAAGGAGGAATTATTTAAGGTACCAGTCCTAAAAACTTTGATTAAACTCTATGGTGCCTATCCAGTTAAAAGAGGAACAGGCGATCGCTCAGCAATCAGGGCGGCAGTAGAATCCTTAGAAAACGGTTGGGCAACTGGGGTATTTTTACAAGGCACAAGAACCCCCGATGGCAAAATTACCGATCCCAAATTAGGGGCTGCTTTAATTGCTGCTAAGACCCACGCCCCATTACTTCCTGTCAGTCTGTGGGGTACTGATCAAATTTTACCTAAAGGTTCTAAATTGCCTCGTTTAGCTGCGGTTACAGTCAGAATTGGTGAAATTATTCCACCTCCCGATCCCAAAAGCGATCGCACTGAATTACAGGCAATTACTGATCGCTGTGCTAAGGCAATTAATGATCTCCATAGCTTGGGACGCTAA